TGAACAGGGCCTTGAGGGCCGACGTGACGTACGACGTGCGCAGATCATGGCCGCTGACATCGGCCACGATATAGTCGAAGGCCGCTCCGCCCACGGGCAGGACATCATAAAAATCGCCGCCAGCTTCCAAGATTGGCTCGTAGTGCACCGCGAAGCCGGCCTGGGGCAGATCCTGGGGTTGGACCAAGAGGGATTGCTGGGCATCTTGAACCTGGGCCAAGCGTTGGGCCTGGGCTTCGATCAGTGCCTTGTAGGTGAAGCGAAGCTTGAGATGGACCTTGACCCGGGCCAGGACCTCGGCTTTTTCGAATGGCTTGGAGATATAGTCCACTCCGCCGACTTCGAGCCCCCGGACCTTGCTGTCCGTGTCCGTCAGGGCGGAAATGAAGATGACCGGAATGTCCGCGATCTGGGGATGTTGCTTGAGCTGTTCGCAGGTGGTGTAACCGTCTTCCCCCGGCATCATGACATCCAGGAGGATCAGGTCGGGCTGGTGCTCCAGGGCCAAGGCCCTGGCGGCCGGACCACTGGTTCCGGCGATGGTCTGGAAGCCATTCTTTTTCAGGACGACATCGAGCAGCTTGATGTTCAAGGGCTCGTCGTCGACGACAAGGATGAGGGGATTGCTATTCACGGTGCGCGCCGGGGTGAATGGTATTGGGAAAATGTCGCTGCCAGGATCTGGGTATACCGGGGAAAGGCTGGAAGGCAACTGTTCGGGGTGGGGCCGTTGCCCCGGATTTTGGGGCCGGGAAAAAAAGTTGAAATTCGTGGAAAAGATTGTTGACAGGTTCTCGGGTCGAAGCATATATGCGGATCTCCATTTAGGCGCGTAGCTCAGTGGGAGAGCACTTGCTTGACGTGCAAGGGGTCAGGAGTTCGACCCTCCTCGCGCCTACCATAAAGATCTTCATAGGGAGGCCATGCCTCCCTATCGTGTTTATGAGGCAATGCATCATGGTGCGGATTCAAGAGCAAGACGTCGAGGCGCTGGCTGGTCAGTCGTGCGCGGATATTCTGCGTGGCGTGCTTTCCGGCAAGAAAATGAAATCGGTCGTGGCCTGCGTGTGCGATGGGCAGGTCCTGGATTTGACCGCCGTTGTTCCGCCCGGAACTTCGGTGATGGAGCCTGTCACGCTCGAATCTCCCCGTGGGTTGTCCATATTGCGGCACGGCGCCGCCCACGTCATGGCCGAGGCGGTCAAGGACCTGTTCCCCACGGCCAAGGTCACCATTGGCCCGGACATCGAGAACGGTTTTTATTACGATTTTGATTTCGAGCGGCCGTTCACGCCCGAGGACTTGGAAAAAATCGAGGCGCGCATGGTGCAATCCGTGGCCGCCAATCATTCCTTTGCCCGTGAAGAAATGAGCGCCGAGGATGCCAAGGCCTTGTTCGTGGCCATGGGCGAGAGCTATAAGCTTGAAATTATCGACGATCTGGGCGCGGATCGGGTGTCTTTGTACCGCCATGGAAATTTCGTGGACCTGTGTCGGGGCCCGCATCTGCCCGCCACGGGTTTTCTGCAGGCGTTCAAGCTGACCTCGGTGGCAGGCGCCTACTGGCGCGGCGATTCAAAGCGCCCCATGCTTCAGCGTATTTACGGCGTTGCCTTCGCGACCCCCAAGGACCTCAAGGCCTATCTGGCCATGATCGAAGAGGCCAAGAAGCGTGATCACCGCAAGCTTGGTCCCCAGCTCGACCTGTTCAGCTTTCATGAACGCGGCGGCGCGGGCATGGCCTATTGGCATCCCAAGGGGGCACTGATCCGGACTATCCTGGAGGACTTCGTCGCCAAGGAAATGCTCCGGCGCGGGTACGGCATCGTGCGTACGCCACAGCTTCTGAAGCGCGATCTGTGGGAGACCTCTGGCCATTACGCCAACTACCGCGAGAATATGTATTTCACGGAGATCGATGGCGTGCCGTACGGGGTCAAGCCCATGAACTGCGTGGCCCACATGCTCATTTACAATACAAAACAGCGCAGCTACCGCGATCTTCCGGTTCGTCTGTTTGAATTTGGCGTGGTGCATCGGCATGAACTGTCCGGCGTGTTGCATGGTCTCATGCGCGTGCGTCAGTTCACGCAGGACGACGCCCATGTTATTTGTCGTCCCGACCAGCTTTTGGATGAGATCAAGGATGTCATGCATTGGATCCAGGATCTCATGGGTATCTTTGAATTCGAGTATTCCATGGAGATCAGCACCCGTCCCGAAAAATCCATTGGCTCCGACGAAGATTGGGAACGGGCCACCAATGCGCTCGTGGACGCCATGAAAGAGATGGGTTTGCCCTATCAGATCAACGAAGGCGACGGCGCTTTTTATGGCCCCAAGATCGACGTCAAGCTGAAGGACTGCCTGGGACGGTTGTGGCAGTGCTCCACGATACAAGTGGATTTCACCTTGCCGGAACGTTTTGATTTATTATATATCGGCGAGGATGGCGAGCGTCATCGTCCGGTCATGGTGCACCGGGCCATCATGGGGTCCGTGGAGCGCTTCATCGGTATTCTGACCGAACATTTTGCCGGCGCTTTTCCGGCGTGGCTTGCTCCGGTTCAGGCCCGCATCTTGACGGTTACCGACAGTCATGACGAATTTGCCCGCCAGTGCGAGGACGCATTGCGCCGGGCTGGAGTTCGTGTCGAAGTCGACACGCGCAATGAAAAGCTTGGATTCAAGGTGCGCGAGGCGCAGATGGAAAAAATTCCGTACGCGCTGGTGATCGGGGATCAGGAAATTGAGCAGGCCTGCGTCAATGTACGCGCCAGAGGCGGCAACAATGTGGGCGCGATGACCGTCGACGCCTTTGTCGATCTGTTGCGGCAGGAATGCGAGGAACCATTTAAACGCGGAGGAATGAGATATTCTTTCAGCTGCTAAGGCCCGTCGGAACAAACAAATCAGGGCAAAAGAAATTCGCGTTGTAGGCGATGATGGAAACCAGCTGGGCATCATGACGGTGCCCGAGGCTCTGGAAAAAGCCGAGGAAGTAGGTCTGGATCTGGTCGAGGTGGCGCCCAACGCCAAACCGCCGGTCTGCAAGATCATGGACTACGGCAAATACCTCTACGAGGAAAAGAAGAAGACCCAGGAAGCCAAGAAGCGGCAGACCCAGATCCAGGTCAAGGAAATCAAGTTTCGGCCACGGACCGACGACCATGATTTGGAAACCAAGGTCAAGCACATCCGACGATTCATCGAGGATGGGGACCGCTGCAAGGTGACCGTGTTCTTCCGGGGTCGGGAGATGGCGCACAAGGACCGGGGCCAGATCGTGCTGGACCGGGTGGTGGAAATGGTCACCGATATCGCCAAGGTCGAGCAGGCCTCGCGGGTCGAGGGGCGGACCATGTTCCTTTTGTTGGCCGGACTCCCCAAGAAATAAGCTCCCCCTTCCCGCCGCGTCAAAAAAATTTCCCGTCATTTTGGCGGGAGGGAGCAGTATTGCCGGTCGCATACGTGACCAGACAAGTTTGTTCTGAGGAGGAACTATGGCAAAGGTGAAAACCAACAGAAGCGCTGCCAAGCGGTTTTCCGTGACGGGCAGCGGCAAGGTCAAGAGAAGCCATGCCAACATGCGCCACATCCTGACCAAGAAGTCGCCCAAGCGCAAACGGCAGTTGCGCCAGTCCACGACGGCCGCGTCGTCCTGCGTTGCCGCTATTCGCCGCTTGGTGCCGTACATTTTCTAGTTTCCGGATTTTCCGGGATCGAACGACTCAGCGTATAGTCATTTCCCACTATGCCTGATCAAAGGAGACGAACATGCGAGTAAAAAGAGGAAAAACCGCCCACAGACGGCACAAAAAGTATTTGGCCCTGGCCAAGGGATACCGCGCCGGCAGAAGCACGCTGTACCGTACCGCCCGCGAGACGGTCGAGCGCGCCCTGGTCTTTGCCTACCGCGACAGAAAGCAGAAGAAACGGGCTTTCCGGAAACTCTGGATCGTGCGCATCAATGCGGGCGTCCGCGAGCACGGGTTGAGTTACAACCGCTTCATGCATGGCTTGAAGCTTGCCGAAATCAATCTCAACCGGAAGGCTTTGGCCGATATGGCGGTCTTTGAAAAGGACGCCTTCGCCACGCTGTGTGAAATGGTAAAATCAAAGGCGAACTAGTGGCTAACGATA
This genomic stretch from Deltaproteobacteria bacterium harbors:
- a CDS encoding fused response regulator/phosphatase; translation: MLRPENLSTIFSTNFNFFSRPQNPGQRPHPEQLPSSLSPVYPDPGSDIFPIPFTPARTVNSNPLILVVDDEPLNIKLLDVVLKKNGFQTIAGTSGPAARALALEHQPDLILLDVMMPGEDGYTTCEQLKQHPQIADIPVIFISALTDTDSKVRGLEVGGVDYISKPFEKAEVLARVKVHLKLRFTYKALIEAQAQRLAQVQDAQQSLLVQPQDLPQAGFAVHYEPILEAGGDFYDVLPVGGAAFDYIVADVSGHDLRTSYVTSALKALFSQNCNPVTSPAESLGVINSVLCRILEDGTHITAGVAHLNRSQNTLTYVNAGHPPPILLRASGEIVIPRASGDILGVFESVWFETLTIPVTPGDRLFLYTDGLIEGFGPTKITREKGLAQLEAACSSLGRLPLSEAVDAICASLTQAAHEDDIILMAIEV
- the thrS gene encoding threonine--tRNA ligase, producing the protein MVRIQEQDVEALAGQSCADILRGVLSGKKMKSVVACVCDGQVLDLTAVVPPGTSVMEPVTLESPRGLSILRHGAAHVMAEAVKDLFPTAKVTIGPDIENGFYYDFDFERPFTPEDLEKIEARMVQSVAANHSFAREEMSAEDAKALFVAMGESYKLEIIDDLGADRVSLYRHGNFVDLCRGPHLPATGFLQAFKLTSVAGAYWRGDSKRPMLQRIYGVAFATPKDLKAYLAMIEEAKKRDHRKLGPQLDLFSFHERGGAGMAYWHPKGALIRTILEDFVAKEMLRRGYGIVRTPQLLKRDLWETSGHYANYRENMYFTEIDGVPYGVKPMNCVAHMLIYNTKQRSYRDLPVRLFEFGVVHRHELSGVLHGLMRVRQFTQDDAHVICRPDQLLDEIKDVMHWIQDLMGIFEFEYSMEISTRPEKSIGSDEDWERATNALVDAMKEMGLPYQINEGDGAFYGPKIDVKLKDCLGRLWQCSTIQVDFTLPERFDLLYIGEDGERHRPVMVHRAIMGSVERFIGILTEHFAGAFPAWLAPVQARILTVTDSHDEFARQCEDALRRAGVRVEVDTRNEKLGFKVREAQMEKIPYALVIGDQEIEQACVNVRARGGNNVGAMTVDAFVDLLRQECEEPFKRGGMRYSFSC
- a CDS encoding translation initiation factor IF-3 codes for the protein MLSAAKARRNKQIRAKEIRVVGDDGNQLGIMTVPEALEKAEEVGLDLVEVAPNAKPPVCKIMDYGKYLYEEKKKTQEAKKRQTQIQVKEIKFRPRTDDHDLETKVKHIRRFIEDGDRCKVTVFFRGREMAHKDRGQIVLDRVVEMVTDIAKVEQASRVEGRTMFLLLAGLPKK
- a CDS encoding 50S ribosomal protein L35; protein product: MAKVKTNRSAAKRFSVTGSGKVKRSHANMRHILTKKSPKRKRQLRQSTTAASSCVAAIRRLVPYIF
- a CDS encoding 50S ribosomal protein L20; translation: MRVKRGKTAHRRHKKYLALAKGYRAGRSTLYRTARETVERALVFAYRDRKQKKRAFRKLWIVRINAGVREHGLSYNRFMHGLKLAEINLNRKALADMAVFEKDAFATLCEMVKSKAN